In Dromiciops gliroides isolate mDroGli1 chromosome 4, mDroGli1.pri, whole genome shotgun sequence, one DNA window encodes the following:
- the LOC122754894 gene encoding olfactory receptor 6F1-like: MDGRNQTTVTEFIFLGFSGVQQLKITLFVLFLTVYLLSLTGNALIIIIVLMEPMLHTPMYIFLGNLSFLEIWYTTVTVPKLLATCVSQIVTIPVAECVAQYYFFFSLGATECILLAVMAYDRYLAICNPLHYAILMRPQICLRFSACSWVGGFIAPLMPTILISQLYFCSPQKINHFFCDSDPIFKLSCSDTFIVEAVGYTCSSVVILSSFLLTMSSYGQIIITIIKMPSQEAKKKAFSTCASHLTVVTIYYGTIIFTYVRPPAKYNFTIGKVISVFYCVITPLLNPLIYTLRNKDVKKALKKALTRNKLLLAKNM, from the coding sequence ATGGATGGAAGAAACCAAACCACAGTGACAGAattcatttttcttggtttttctggTGTCCAACAACTAAAGATCACACTCTTTGTGTTGTTCCTTACTGTGTACCTACTCTCCCTCACTGGAAATGCCCTGATCATCATCATTGTCCTCATGGAACCCATGCTCCACACTCCTATGTACATTTTCTTAGGAAATCTTTCCTTTCTGGAGATTTGGTACACCACAGTCACAGTGCCCAAACTATTGGCCACCTGTGTATCACAGATTGTCACTATCCCTGTTGCTGAATGTGTAGCTCAatactatttcttcttctccctggGAGCTACTGAGTGTATCCTCCTGGCTGTAATGGCCTATGATCGTTACCTTGCCATTTGTAATCCTCTGCACTATGCAATCCTAATGCGTCCTCAAATCTGCCTTCGGTTTTCAGCTTGCTCCTGGGTAGGTGGTTTTATTGCCCCACTGATGCCTACCATTCTCATCTCCCAGCTCTACTTCTGTAGCCCTCAGAAGATCAATCATTTTTTCTGTGACTCAGATCCCATCTTCAAGCTCTCTTGCTCAGACACCTTCATAGTGGAGGCTGTGGGCTACACTTGTAGTTCTGTGGTGATTTTGAGCTCTTTCCTGCTCACAATGTCTTCCTATGGTCAAATAATAATTACCATCATCAAGATGCCTTCTCAGGAGGCCAAGAAGAAAGCTTTCTCTACCTGTGCCTCTCACCTGACTGTTGTCACCATTTACTATGGTACCATCATATTTACCTATGTGCGTCCCCCAGCTAAATACAATTTCACCATTGGCAAAGTCATATCTGTCTTCTATTGTGTGATTACCCCACTGTTAAATCCACTTATCTATACACTGAGGAATAAAGATGTGAAGAAAGCTCTCAAAAAAGCTCTGACCAGAAATAAGTTGCTTCTGGCCAAAAATATGTAA